One region of Candidatus Neomarinimicrobiota bacterium genomic DNA includes:
- a CDS encoding 1,4-dihydroxy-2-naphthoate polyprenyltransferase, giving the protein MVEGTVPTKPKAWFLASRPKTLPAAVMPVLIGSAVAFHDSAFTPGPALAALFCALLIQIGTNFANDLLDFKAGMDTEQRLGPERAVANQWISEQEMFWGTVTAFGLTVPVGLYLIWIAGWPVLAIGLCSIAAGIAYTGGPYPLAYNGLGDLFVFIFFGLVATVGTYYVQALQITTLSVLVAIPAGALITNILVVNNYRDIKTDRETGKNTLAVIIGHSGSRMEYLILLFLSYVVPVFLLFVYDFSLFILLPLLSLPIAVKNLRTLYSDTCGKALNPLLERTAQFSLIFGILFSIGLLL; this is encoded by the coding sequence ATAGTGGAAGGAACAGTACCAACCAAACCCAAAGCCTGGTTCCTCGCCTCCCGGCCGAAGACCCTCCCGGCAGCGGTTATGCCGGTACTCATTGGCAGTGCGGTCGCGTTTCACGATAGCGCGTTTACGCCCGGGCCAGCCCTTGCGGCGCTGTTCTGCGCCCTGCTCATCCAGATTGGGACCAACTTCGCCAACGACCTCCTGGACTTCAAGGCAGGCATGGATACTGAACAACGGCTTGGCCCGGAGCGCGCGGTGGCAAACCAATGGATATCGGAGCAAGAGATGTTCTGGGGAACGGTCACCGCATTCGGTCTGACAGTCCCGGTCGGACTGTATCTTATCTGGATTGCGGGATGGCCGGTACTTGCGATCGGTCTCTGCTCCATCGCTGCAGGGATCGCCTATACCGGCGGACCCTATCCGCTGGCGTATAATGGCCTCGGGGACCTGTTCGTGTTCATCTTCTTTGGACTCGTAGCCACGGTCGGCACATATTATGTCCAGGCGCTTCAGATAACGACTTTAAGCGTGCTTGTGGCAATACCAGCTGGTGCCCTGATAACCAATATTCTCGTGGTAAATAACTATCGGGATATCAAGACTGACCGGGAGACGGGAAAAAATACGCTTGCTGTAATAATAGGTCACTCCGGCAGCCGGATGGAATACCTCATTTTATTATTCCTGAGCTACGTCGTACCGGTCTTCCTGTTGTTTGTGTACGATTTCTCCTTGTTTATTCTCCTCCCCTTGCTTTCCCTCCCAATTGCAGTAAAGAATCTTCGTACCCTCTATTCCGACACCTGCGGTAAAGCGCTAAATCCTTTGTTAGAACGGACGGCACAGTT